Proteins from a genomic interval of Gemmatimonas sp.:
- a CDS encoding alpha/beta hydrolase, giving the protein MESMRPLLAASRPSWQAHLVHWLVAARMRPHALRPIDPLWVRANMGKPRGPRRLMARSTGARFAVRPATRGWPGGEHLVWPAASPGAPTLLYLHGGGYIACSPETHRSLVGSLVRRTGGEAWVPQYRLAPEHPHPAALEDALSAYRFLLRDQRVAPEQLVVAGDSAGGGLALALVLALRDAGEPLPAAVVTFCPWTDMAATGASLYENSERCAMFAGETIRRAAGFYVGNGDPSAPTVSPLYGDYRGFPPLLVHASADEVLRDDAVRVAERAREAGVRVECALWPRVPHVWQFFAAVLPEARESLTRTRDFIARHTAGRSSA; this is encoded by the coding sequence ATGGAATCCATGCGGCCGTTGCTGGCCGCCAGCCGCCCGAGCTGGCAGGCGCACCTCGTGCACTGGCTGGTGGCGGCGCGCATGCGCCCGCATGCGCTGCGCCCCATCGATCCGCTGTGGGTGCGCGCCAACATGGGCAAACCCCGCGGACCCCGCCGGCTCATGGCGCGATCCACCGGGGCGCGCTTCGCAGTGCGACCGGCGACCAGGGGGTGGCCAGGCGGGGAACACCTGGTCTGGCCTGCGGCCTCCCCCGGTGCTCCCACGCTGTTGTACCTGCACGGCGGCGGCTATATCGCCTGCTCCCCCGAGACCCATCGGTCTCTCGTCGGGTCGCTGGTGCGGCGTACGGGCGGCGAGGCGTGGGTGCCACAGTATCGTCTGGCCCCCGAACATCCGCATCCCGCTGCACTCGAGGACGCGCTGTCGGCCTACCGGTTCCTGCTGCGCGATCAGCGGGTGGCGCCCGAGCAACTGGTGGTGGCTGGGGACTCGGCCGGTGGGGGGCTCGCCCTGGCCCTCGTGTTGGCCCTGCGTGACGCGGGTGAGCCGCTCCCGGCGGCCGTGGTCACCTTCTGTCCCTGGACGGACATGGCGGCGACCGGCGCGTCGCTCTACGAGAACAGCGAGCGGTGTGCCATGTTCGCCGGCGAAACGATCCGGCGGGCGGCCGGGTTTTATGTGGGCAACGGCGACCCGAGCGCCCCCACGGTCTCGCCGCTGTACGGCGACTATCGCGGGTTCCCCCCGTTGCTGGTGCACGCCAGCGCCGACGAAGTGCTGCGCGATGATGCCGTGCGGGTGGCGGAGCGCGCGCGCGAAGCCGGTGTGCGTGTGGAATGCGCCCTCTGGCCCCGTGTGCCTCATGTATGGCAGTTCTTCGCGGCGGTGCTTCCGGAAGCCCGCGAATCGCTGACGCGCACGCGGGACTTCATTGCGCGTCACACGGCGGGCAGGTCCTCGGCGTAA
- a CDS encoding pseudouridine synthase encodes MSLARYLARLGYGTRKECERLVASRQVRSASGAILRDADPFAHDDVRLDGAPLDPPPGSVVLLHKPVGYVCSTRDRPPLVYDLAPPRWLQRTPVLATVGRLDADTSGLLLLTDDGPLNHQLTSPRWHLPKGYDVTLSDPLRGEEAERFASGTLRLQGDDAPLRPAVLTAQAPRQLRLTISEGRYHQVRRMFAAVGHHVVTLHRATFGPLDLTGVALGHWRVLSPEEVSALRLAVLEAKGSR; translated from the coding sequence GTGTCCCTCGCCCGCTATCTCGCCCGCCTCGGTTACGGCACCCGCAAGGAGTGCGAACGGCTGGTTGCCAGTCGGCAGGTCCGTTCGGCCAGCGGGGCCATCCTGCGGGACGCCGATCCGTTTGCCCACGATGATGTGCGCCTGGACGGTGCCCCGCTCGATCCTCCGCCCGGGTCCGTGGTCCTGCTGCACAAGCCCGTGGGCTACGTGTGCTCCACGCGCGATCGGCCGCCGCTTGTGTACGACCTGGCGCCACCGCGATGGTTGCAGCGCACCCCCGTGCTGGCTACCGTGGGGCGTCTCGACGCCGACACGAGCGGCCTGCTGCTGCTCACCGATGACGGCCCGCTGAATCACCAGTTGACGTCCCCGCGATGGCACCTGCCGAAAGGCTACGACGTGACGCTTTCCGACCCGTTACGGGGGGAAGAGGCCGAGCGGTTTGCCAGCGGGACGCTGCGGCTGCAGGGAGACGATGCTCCCCTGCGTCCGGCGGTGCTGACGGCACAGGCGCCGCGGCAGCTTCGTCTGACGATCAGCGAGGGACGCTATCACCAGGTGCGGCGCATGTTCGCTGCCGTGGGCCATCATGTGGTGACGCTGCACCGCGCCACCTTCGGCCCGCTCGACCTGACGGGCGTGGCACTCGGACACTGGCGCGTGCTGTCTCCCGAGGAAGTCAGCGCACTGCGTCTGGCCGTGCTGGAGGCGAAGGGGTCGCGGTAG
- a CDS encoding SIMPL domain-containing protein (The SIMPL domain is named for its presence in mouse protein SIMPL (signalling molecule that associates with mouse pelle-like kinase). Bacterial member BP26, from Brucella, was shown to assemble into a channel-like structure, while YggE from E. coli has been associated with resistance to oxidative stress.), with translation MTTVARPALSTPLLLGALVLAVGVAGAGALIGTGFARMRTADRTVAVKGVAEREAKADLAIWPLRLVATDDDLGRANAALERNVQQVRGFLRESGLDSAASEITVQEFRVEDARTVGGYANTARYIIRQTLVVRSADVDKVQAASQRVPELVRNGVVLSSGQEYGGGGPTFVFTGLNALKPAMIAEATARAREGAEQFARDANSTLSGIRTASQGVFEILPRDQAAGITEESQVRKRVRVVTTVVYGLDD, from the coding sequence ATGACCACGGTTGCTCGGCCGGCTCTTTCCACGCCCCTGTTGCTCGGCGCCCTCGTGCTGGCCGTGGGGGTGGCCGGCGCTGGCGCGTTGATTGGCACCGGCTTCGCCCGCATGCGCACCGCCGATCGCACCGTCGCGGTGAAGGGCGTCGCCGAGCGCGAAGCCAAGGCCGACCTCGCCATCTGGCCGCTGCGCCTGGTGGCCACCGACGATGACCTCGGGCGCGCCAACGCCGCTCTCGAGCGCAACGTGCAGCAGGTGCGCGGGTTCCTGCGTGAAAGCGGGCTCGACTCCGCCGCCTCCGAGATCACGGTGCAGGAGTTCCGGGTGGAAGACGCCCGGACGGTGGGCGGCTACGCCAACACCGCCCGCTACATCATTCGCCAGACGCTCGTGGTGCGCTCCGCCGACGTGGACAAGGTGCAGGCCGCCAGCCAGCGTGTCCCCGAGCTGGTCCGCAACGGGGTGGTGCTGTCGAGCGGTCAGGAGTACGGCGGCGGTGGCCCCACCTTCGTCTTCACTGGCCTCAATGCGCTCAAGCCGGCCATGATTGCCGAAGCCACCGCCCGGGCGCGCGAAGGCGCCGAGCAGTTTGCGCGCGACGCGAACAGCACCCTCTCCGGTATCCGCACGGCCAGCCAGGGCGTCTTCGAGATCCTGCCGCGCGACCAGGCGGCGGGAATCACGGAAGAGAGCCAGGTGCGCAAGCGCGTGCGGGTCGTGACCACCGTGGTGTACGGGCTCGACGACTGA
- a CDS encoding acyl-CoA dehydrogenase family protein, whose protein sequence is MPRRPAITTSDFYDWFSTVPDEVNAERLALRQFMTEEWEPQANEWWEKGEFPRDYLIARMKALDLLRHRYTPAHAPVATVSDGLLSMEFARVDPSLATFFGVHAGLCMSAIALCGSLEQQEEWLPALRRWELVGAFGLTEPDVGSGVARGLTTTCRRDGDTWVLNGQKKWIGNATWCDVVVIWARDEADATVKGFIVRTALPGYSAELMRGKIAQRTVHNGLITMRDLRVAEADRLQRATSFADTQRVLVTARCGTAWQAVGCAMGAYEHALRYAGERSQFGRPIASYQLVQQMLVKMLGNVTAMIGVALRASELQDRLGPRDEHSALAKQFCAARCRETVALAREALGGNGILLEYHVARLFADAEAIYSYEGSNEINTMIVGRAITGHSAFV, encoded by the coding sequence ATGCCGCGTCGCCCTGCCATCACCACCAGTGACTTCTACGACTGGTTTTCCACGGTGCCCGACGAGGTCAACGCGGAGCGCCTCGCCTTGCGGCAGTTCATGACGGAGGAGTGGGAGCCGCAGGCGAACGAATGGTGGGAGAAGGGGGAGTTCCCCCGCGACTACCTCATAGCGCGCATGAAGGCGTTGGACCTGTTGCGGCATCGGTACACGCCGGCCCACGCACCTGTGGCCACCGTGTCGGACGGACTGCTCAGCATGGAGTTCGCACGCGTCGATCCCTCACTGGCCACCTTCTTCGGTGTGCACGCCGGGCTGTGCATGAGCGCCATTGCGCTGTGCGGGTCACTGGAGCAGCAGGAGGAGTGGTTGCCGGCGTTGCGTCGGTGGGAGTTGGTGGGCGCGTTTGGTCTCACCGAACCCGATGTGGGGTCGGGGGTCGCGCGCGGACTCACGACCACCTGTCGGCGCGACGGCGACACGTGGGTGCTGAACGGCCAGAAGAAGTGGATCGGCAACGCCACCTGGTGCGACGTGGTGGTGATTTGGGCGCGTGACGAAGCCGACGCGACGGTGAAGGGGTTCATCGTGCGGACCGCGCTGCCGGGGTACTCGGCGGAGCTCATGCGCGGCAAGATCGCGCAGCGCACGGTGCACAACGGCCTCATTACCATGCGCGACCTTCGGGTGGCGGAAGCCGACCGGTTGCAGCGTGCCACCTCGTTTGCCGATACCCAGCGGGTGCTGGTCACGGCGCGCTGCGGGACGGCGTGGCAGGCGGTGGGATGCGCGATGGGGGCGTACGAACACGCGTTGCGTTACGCCGGCGAGCGCAGCCAGTTCGGTCGTCCCATCGCCTCCTATCAGCTGGTACAGCAGATGCTGGTGAAGATGCTGGGCAACGTGACGGCCATGATCGGCGTGGCGCTGCGGGCGTCGGAGCTGCAGGACCGGTTGGGTCCCCGCGATGAGCACTCGGCGCTGGCCAAGCAGTTCTGCGCGGCCAGGTGCCGCGAAACGGTAGCGCTGGCGCGGGAGGCGCTGGGCGGCAACGGCATCCTGCTCGAGTATCACGTGGCGCGATTGTTTGCCGACGCCGAGGCCATCTACAGCTACGAAGGGTCGAATGAGATCAACACCATGATCGTGGGGCGCGCCATTACTGGCCACTCCGCGTTCGTGTAG
- a CDS encoding LytTR family DNA-binding domain-containing protein: MRVLIVDDETLARQRVRRLLQNESDVEIVGEAESGLEAVTMIRELRPDLVCLDVQMPGLDGFGVLQEIDGGPVPMVLFVTAYDEHAQRAFDVHAVDYVLKPVDGDRFRAAFDKARKQRANAVAAERLGELLETVRRLADGAGETRDGAAALAGLAPDAGGNSTAMAAAPTAAAAAAPSGSYASRILVKQDGRMFFVKTTEIDWIEADRNYVRLHVGKTAHTIRERISHLEETLDPRLFARIHRSTIVNLNRVREMQQWFSGDYVVILEDGTRLRLSRHYRDRVEKQVGV; this comes from the coding sequence GTGCGAGTCCTCATTGTGGATGACGAGACGCTGGCCCGCCAGCGCGTACGCCGCCTGCTGCAGAATGAATCCGACGTGGAAATCGTGGGCGAGGCCGAGTCGGGGCTCGAGGCGGTCACCATGATTCGCGAACTGCGTCCGGATCTGGTGTGCCTCGATGTGCAGATGCCCGGGCTCGACGGCTTCGGCGTGCTGCAGGAGATCGATGGTGGCCCGGTTCCCATGGTCCTGTTTGTCACCGCGTACGATGAGCACGCGCAGCGCGCGTTCGATGTGCACGCCGTGGATTACGTGCTCAAGCCGGTCGATGGCGATCGCTTCCGCGCGGCCTTCGACAAGGCACGCAAGCAGCGCGCGAACGCCGTGGCGGCCGAACGGCTGGGTGAGCTGCTCGAAACGGTGCGTCGTCTTGCCGACGGTGCTGGCGAAACGCGCGACGGGGCCGCGGCCCTCGCCGGTTTGGCCCCGGACGCGGGCGGCAACAGCACCGCGATGGCGGCAGCGCCGACGGCGGCGGCAGCCGCCGCGCCGAGTGGCAGTTACGCCAGCCGTATTCTGGTCAAGCAGGACGGCCGCATGTTCTTCGTGAAGACCACCGAAATCGACTGGATCGAGGCCGATCGCAACTACGTCCGCCTACATGTGGGGAAGACGGCGCACACCATCCGGGAGCGCATCTCGCATCTCGAGGAAACGCTCGATCCGCGACTCTTCGCCCGCATCCACCGCTCCACCATCGTGAACCTCAACCGGGTGCGCGAGATGCAGCAGTGGTTCTCGGGAGACTACGTCGTGATTCTCGAGGATGGGACGCGGTTGCGCCTCAGTCGCCATTATCGCGACCGGGTGGAAAAGCAGGTCGGCGTCTAG
- a CDS encoding TlpA disulfide reductase family protein, with translation MPEEREPRPAGEPARAPAWAPAWIPARLLRWLTLSNLFTAAVVLWAAPRCWPHVEALLGVRQRAALRPDYAVTTRGGDRLTADSLRGRVVFVNVWATWCPPCRAEMPALQQLANAYAADGLVMLGLSVDRGPAQAVDAFLAERDISYPVAIVTDEVITAFGGVRGYPTSFLVDRQGVVRHTVMGPVGPLTLRPAIKRLLAERPTATATPSPPARPDAVR, from the coding sequence GTGCCTGAGGAGCGCGAGCCGCGGCCTGCTGGTGAGCCTGCACGGGCGCCCGCCTGGGCTCCGGCGTGGATTCCCGCGCGGCTCCTCCGCTGGCTCACGCTGTCCAACCTCTTTACCGCCGCCGTCGTGCTGTGGGCGGCGCCACGCTGCTGGCCGCACGTGGAGGCCCTGCTGGGCGTGCGGCAGCGCGCCGCGCTGCGACCGGACTACGCCGTGACCACGCGGGGCGGCGACCGGCTCACCGCCGACAGTCTTCGCGGACGCGTCGTGTTCGTGAACGTGTGGGCAACCTGGTGCCCACCGTGCCGGGCGGAGATGCCGGCGTTGCAGCAACTCGCCAACGCCTATGCCGCCGACGGGCTGGTGATGTTGGGGCTGTCGGTGGATCGCGGTCCGGCGCAGGCGGTGGACGCCTTTCTCGCCGAGCGCGACATCAGCTATCCGGTGGCGATCGTCACCGATGAGGTCATCACCGCCTTCGGTGGCGTGCGCGGGTACCCTACGAGCTTTCTCGTCGACCGGCAGGGCGTGGTGCGCCACACCGTGATGGGCCCGGTGGGCCCCCTCACGCTGCGGCCGGCCATCAAGCGCCTGCTGGCCGAACGCCCCACGGCTACCGCGACCCCTTCGCCTCCAGCACGGCCAGACGCAGTGCGCTGA
- a CDS encoding histidine kinase gives MTNSSLPLTIADEGARLRRLTRVLFASIWVVPSSLAALQLTVVGDTSGVHYGIGTALLWQGSAWMLWGLWSQLILTLVDRVQLDTARVLPWLALHAGFTVMISAANVLAIAWLDHVFGAVGQVTTYAFALRVVIVNHLDIQVVLYWAVLGAAYMVEFVRRYRERDRAAAELEQKLARTQLEALRMQLNPHFLFNALNSVAELMEMNVKEAQRTLIRVSDLLRLSLRSAGQSLIPVWQEIELVELYLQIARVRYGSGLDVDIDVDPNAVDLLVPSFLLQPIVENALKHGLAPGHPDQSIAVRLVRVGGSLEIVVEDNGKGLDGLLTTSGRFLAAVPSVDGLGIGLTNTRSRLAMLYGDRYAFRMSNQSTGGCRVDIRLPAQS, from the coding sequence ATGACCAACTCGTCACTTCCGCTCACGATTGCCGACGAGGGCGCACGGCTGCGGCGGCTCACCCGCGTGCTGTTTGCCAGCATCTGGGTGGTGCCCTCCTCACTCGCCGCGTTGCAACTCACCGTGGTGGGCGACACCTCCGGCGTCCACTACGGGATCGGCACGGCGCTGCTCTGGCAGGGCTCGGCCTGGATGCTGTGGGGGCTCTGGTCGCAGCTGATTCTCACCCTCGTTGATCGCGTGCAACTCGACACGGCCCGCGTTCTGCCGTGGCTGGCCCTGCACGCCGGCTTCACCGTGATGATCAGTGCGGCCAACGTGCTGGCCATTGCCTGGCTCGATCACGTGTTCGGCGCTGTCGGGCAGGTCACGACCTATGCGTTCGCCCTGCGCGTGGTGATCGTCAATCATCTGGATATCCAAGTCGTGCTCTACTGGGCCGTGCTTGGGGCCGCGTACATGGTCGAGTTCGTGCGGCGGTATCGTGAGCGTGATCGCGCGGCGGCGGAGCTCGAACAGAAGCTCGCGCGCACGCAGCTGGAAGCGCTGCGCATGCAGCTCAATCCGCATTTCCTCTTCAACGCGCTCAACTCGGTGGCCGAGCTGATGGAGATGAACGTGAAAGAGGCGCAACGCACCCTCATTCGCGTCAGCGATCTGCTGCGGCTGTCGCTGCGGTCGGCAGGGCAGTCGCTCATCCCCGTCTGGCAGGAGATCGAGCTGGTGGAGCTCTACCTGCAGATCGCCCGCGTTCGCTACGGCAGCGGGCTGGACGTGGACATCGACGTGGACCCCAACGCCGTCGATCTCCTGGTGCCGAGCTTCCTGCTGCAGCCGATCGTGGAGAACGCCCTCAAGCACGGCTTGGCGCCGGGGCACCCCGATCAGTCGATCGCCGTGCGTCTCGTGCGCGTGGGTGGCAGTCTCGAGATCGTCGTGGAGGACAACGGCAAGGGGCTCGATGGACTCCTCACCACGAGCGGGCGTTTTCTCGCGGCGGTGCCATCGGTGGACGGGTTGGGCATTGGGCTCACCAACACGCGCTCACGGCTCGCCATGCTCTATGGCGACCGCTACGCCTTCCGCATGAGCAACCAGTCCACCGGCGGGTGCCGCGTGGACATCCGCTTGCCCGCGCAGAGCTGA